A stretch of Deltaproteobacteria bacterium DNA encodes these proteins:
- a CDS encoding UDP-N-acetylmuramoyl-L-alanyl-D-glutamate--2,6-diaminopimelate ligase, which produces MILRDLLPNTIPVQVQGNLEVEIAQVTYDSRAVQPGALFFALLGVKTDGARFLDHACAQGAHAIVAPPQVVQEWRAHATSSAPPTLIACDAPRTLLGLVADRFYRQPSSRLTLVGITGTSGKTTTTYLLESIWRAHGWSAGVIGTVNYRYNGKELPAPFTTPEAVELQSLFADMAAEGASHVVMEVSSHALAQDRVRGCRWDGALFTNLGRDHLDFHTDFEDYFAAKSRLFLDGLAESEKPHRFAAVNVDDDWGRRLLSLPLPGQVWTYGFHAEAKVSAVEVKNDFHGLSGKLRLGEEAVPFSSRLLGSPHLYNILAAATAAYAMGVPPSTIANGIRQCERVPGRMESVVAGQPFTVLVDYAHKPDALEKVLQSIQQMKVGRLLTVFGCGGDRDRGKRPLMGEAAGRFSDVVILTSDNPRTEDPWHILAEAEPGLVAAGLKKADDPEHVARLHSGYLVIEDRRAAIRAALAGAQPHDVVVIAGKGHEDYQIIGATKHHFDDREEVLAYVSTRYRGQQA; this is translated from the coding sequence GTGATTCTTCGTGATCTTCTCCCCAATACCATCCCTGTGCAGGTTCAGGGAAACCTGGAGGTGGAGATCGCCCAGGTCACCTACGATTCTCGCGCGGTCCAACCGGGTGCCCTCTTTTTCGCCTTGCTTGGAGTGAAAACCGACGGTGCGCGTTTCCTCGATCACGCGTGCGCCCAAGGTGCGCATGCGATCGTGGCACCGCCTCAGGTCGTGCAAGAATGGCGTGCCCACGCCACGAGCAGTGCACCACCGACCCTCATCGCTTGCGACGCACCACGCACCTTACTAGGTCTGGTTGCTGATCGGTTCTATCGCCAACCCAGTAGCCGACTCACGCTGGTTGGCATCACCGGCACAAGCGGAAAAACCACCACGACGTATCTGTTAGAGTCGATCTGGCGCGCGCACGGCTGGTCGGCGGGTGTCATCGGCACGGTCAATTACCGCTATAACGGCAAGGAACTTCCCGCGCCGTTCACCACGCCCGAGGCAGTGGAACTCCAGTCCTTATTCGCTGACATGGCGGCGGAAGGCGCGAGTCATGTGGTGATGGAAGTATCTTCGCATGCGCTGGCACAGGACCGGGTGCGAGGGTGTCGGTGGGATGGCGCGTTGTTTACCAATCTCGGTCGCGACCATTTGGATTTCCACACCGACTTTGAAGATTATTTCGCTGCCAAATCCCGCCTGTTCCTCGATGGTTTGGCCGAGTCCGAGAAGCCGCACCGTTTTGCCGCAGTGAATGTCGATGACGACTGGGGAAGACGCCTGCTGTCGTTGCCGCTCCCTGGGCAGGTCTGGACCTACGGTTTCCATGCCGAGGCAAAAGTGTCGGCTGTCGAGGTCAAGAACGATTTCCACGGCCTCTCCGGCAAGCTCCGACTAGGTGAGGAAGCCGTCCCCTTTTCTTCGAGATTGTTAGGGTCCCCACATCTCTACAACATTTTGGCGGCGGCGACCGCCGCGTATGCCATGGGGGTGCCCCCATCTACGATCGCGAACGGCATTCGCCAGTGCGAGCGCGTGCCTGGACGCATGGAGTCTGTGGTCGCCGGGCAACCGTTTACCGTGCTGGTCGATTACGCGCATAAGCCTGACGCCTTAGAAAAAGTCCTCCAATCTATCCAACAGATGAAGGTCGGGCGGCTGTTAACCGTGTTCGGCTGTGGTGGAGATCGAGACCGTGGGAAACGCCCGCTGATGGGCGAAGCGGCTGGTCGATTCAGCGATGTCGTCATTCTGACTTCCGACAACCCGCGCACCGAAGACCCGTGGCACATTTTAGCGGAGGCCGAGCCTGGTCTCGTCGCTGCCGGACTCAAGAAGGCCGATGACCCGGAGCACGTTGCTCGCCTCCACAGTGGATATCTGGTGATAGAGGATCGCCGGGCGGCGATTCGCGCGGCACTGGCCGGAGCGCAACCGCACGATGTGGTGGTGATCGCCGGGAAAGGGCACGAAGACTACCAGATTATTGGTGCTACGAAGCACCATTTCGACGATCGTGAAGAAGTGTTGGCGTATGTCAGCACTCGTTACCGTGGACAACAAGCATGA
- the rsmH gene encoding 16S rRNA (cytosine(1402)-N(4))-methyltransferase RsmH, which translates to MVSDSEIRPRHLPVMLEEVMALLRPQAGRRFLDGTFGGGGHAGALLAASAPDGQLLGLDRDAETLAAASHRFPAFEHRCRFVHANFSDAGRLLSEIGWEGVDGIILDLGFSSLQVEDAERGFSFLRSGPLDMRMDRDDDSSAVDLVNDASERELQRIFREFGEEPAARALARAVTRARAMTALATTTDLAEVIGRVIPRTPRSHLHPATRVFQALRIAVNRELDHLAAFLREGYRLLRPGGRLVILSYHSLEDRLVKEAFRRWAASCLCPPQLQVCACQWSPQVRILTPKPLSPTAEEVAANPRARSAHLRAVERLTRKEA; encoded by the coding sequence ATGGTCTCGGACTCTGAGATTCGACCTCGGCACCTACCGGTCATGCTTGAGGAGGTGATGGCGCTCCTTCGCCCACAGGCCGGCAGGCGTTTTCTCGATGGCACTTTCGGCGGCGGTGGCCATGCCGGTGCTCTTCTTGCAGCGTCGGCTCCCGACGGACAACTCCTCGGGCTCGACCGCGACGCCGAGACGTTAGCCGCAGCATCGCATCGGTTTCCTGCTTTTGAGCATCGTTGCCGCTTCGTTCATGCCAATTTTAGCGATGCCGGTCGGCTTCTCTCCGAGATTGGGTGGGAGGGAGTGGACGGCATCATCTTAGATTTGGGGTTTTCTTCCCTCCAAGTGGAGGATGCCGAACGAGGCTTCAGCTTTCTTCGTTCCGGTCCTTTGGATATGCGCATGGATCGTGACGACGATTCTTCCGCTGTCGATCTCGTCAACGACGCCAGCGAGAGGGAATTACAGAGGATCTTCCGCGAGTTTGGCGAAGAGCCAGCGGCGCGCGCCTTGGCGCGTGCGGTGACCCGAGCCCGCGCGATGACAGCTCTGGCAACGACGACTGACTTGGCCGAGGTCATCGGTCGCGTCATCCCTCGCACGCCGCGCTCGCATCTCCATCCTGCCACGCGAGTTTTTCAGGCGCTCCGCATTGCCGTAAATCGCGAACTCGACCATCTTGCCGCTTTTTTGCGCGAGGGCTATCGCCTTTTGCGACCCGGAGGACGGTTAGTCATCTTGTCGTATCATTCGCTGGAAGATCGGTTAGTGAAGGAAGCCTTTCGACGCTGGGCGGCGTCATGCCTCTGCCCTCCACAGCTTCAGGTCTGCGCCTGTCAGTGGTCGCCTCAGGTGCGGATATTGACGCCCAAACCGCTGTCCCCTACCGCCGAAGAAGTCGCAGCTAATCCGCGGGCGCGGAGTGCGCATCTGCGGGCAGTCGAACGCTTAACCCGGAAGGAGGCATAA
- a CDS encoding alanine--glyoxylate aminotransferase family protein: MLKRYLLTPGPTAVPPEVMLRMSQPLIHHRTPEFETLFAEVQQGLQWLFQTTQDVLMLAASGTGAMEAAVANLCSAGDTVIVVNGGKFGERWVKISQAFGLKPVEIKVEWGHAVQPATVAAALKANPHAKAVLVQASETSTTALHPVKVLAALTHDTDTLLVVDGITSVGATETPMDQWGLDVVITGSQKALMLPPGLAFIALSEKAWKQVESATLPRYYFDLRRERKEQQKHTTAYTPAISLINGLSAVLRLMQEEGLEHLFARHALLAAATRAAAQALALTLLAPTSPSPAATGVFLPEGINGSQFLKYMRDRMGVDIAGGQDHLKGKIVRISHIGYAGPFDVITAISTIEMALRRFGHPLELGQGLRAAEEVLMAGWPAIG, encoded by the coding sequence ATGTTGAAACGTTACTTGTTGACTCCGGGGCCGACAGCGGTTCCTCCGGAAGTCATGCTGCGGATGTCCCAGCCTCTAATCCATCATCGGACACCCGAATTCGAGACCCTTTTCGCCGAAGTCCAGCAAGGGCTGCAATGGTTATTCCAAACCACGCAAGATGTCCTCATGCTGGCGGCCTCCGGGACCGGGGCTATGGAAGCTGCTGTTGCAAACCTATGTTCTGCTGGAGATACCGTCATCGTGGTGAATGGCGGCAAGTTCGGAGAACGCTGGGTAAAAATCAGCCAAGCCTTCGGACTCAAGCCGGTGGAGATCAAAGTGGAGTGGGGGCACGCCGTCCAGCCAGCAACTGTTGCCGCCGCGTTGAAAGCCAACCCGCACGCAAAAGCCGTGCTCGTGCAAGCGAGCGAAACCTCCACGACAGCGCTCCATCCCGTTAAAGTCCTTGCCGCACTCACGCACGACACCGACACTTTGTTGGTAGTCGATGGCATTACTTCTGTCGGCGCCACCGAGACCCCGATGGATCAATGGGGCCTTGATGTCGTCATCACCGGCTCGCAAAAGGCCCTCATGCTTCCCCCTGGTTTGGCATTTATCGCGCTCAGTGAAAAAGCCTGGAAGCAGGTCGAATCCGCGACGTTGCCGCGCTACTACTTCGACCTGCGACGCGAACGCAAAGAGCAACAAAAACATACGACGGCGTACACGCCGGCCATTTCTCTCATCAATGGACTCTCCGCCGTACTCCGCCTCATGCAAGAAGAAGGGTTGGAGCATCTCTTCGCACGCCACGCCCTGCTCGCCGCAGCCACGCGCGCGGCGGCGCAAGCCCTTGCGCTCACGCTGCTGGCACCCACGTCCCCAAGTCCGGCGGCAACGGGAGTCTTTTTGCCCGAGGGCATCAACGGCTCTCAGTTCTTGAAATATATGCGGGATCGCATGGGCGTGGACATCGCCGGTGGCCAAGACCATCTCAAAGGGAAAATCGTGCGGATCTCGCACATCGGCTATGCCGGCCCGTTCGACGTCATCACCGCCATCAGCACCATAGAAATGGCCTTGCGCCGTTTCGGTCATCCGCTAGAACTCGGGCAAGGTCTCCGTGCCGCTGAAGAAGTGTTAATGGCTGGCTGGCCGGCCATAGGATAA
- the mraZ gene encoding division/cell wall cluster transcriptional repressor MraZ, which produces MFRGSFEHTVDEKGRVSIPSKFREILLKLEDERLIATKFILDSRRCLDVYPQAAWDTFEEDLKEKPRFEETFLKLESFYFSNAQDCVLDKQGRILLPPVLREYAGLKKEVVFAGAREKFRIWDKTVWQQINEEAEQFLVENPQSFNILSANVH; this is translated from the coding sequence ATGTTTCGCGGCAGCTTCGAACATACAGTAGATGAGAAAGGAAGGGTGAGTATCCCCTCGAAATTCCGTGAGATTCTGCTCAAGCTAGAGGACGAGCGATTAATAGCAACTAAGTTCATTCTCGACTCACGCCGGTGTCTGGATGTCTACCCACAAGCGGCGTGGGATACATTCGAAGAGGACCTAAAAGAGAAACCACGTTTTGAAGAAACCTTTCTCAAATTGGAGAGCTTTTATTTTTCAAATGCGCAAGATTGTGTCCTCGACAAACAGGGCCGGATTCTTTTACCACCGGTGTTACGGGAATATGCTGGGCTGAAAAAAGAGGTTGTTTTTGCTGGGGCCAGAGAAAAATTTCGCATATGGGACAAAACTGTATGGCAGCAAATCAATGAGGAGGCCGAACAGTTTCTAGTGGAAAATCCTCAGTCCTTCAATATCCTGAGCGCTAATGTACATTAA
- a CDS encoding penicillin-binding protein: MNERLLAAGGVVGIGFMLVFFRLVQLTVVDSAELSRQAAGQHQRSSVLSPRRGEIVDRQGESLARSAPAESFAIRKKQLPTDIEKYIAPLAAALRLSPQEVQRKVRSSKPYEWLKRKVLPEEAALVRQLGIPGVESAEEERRFYPQGTLAAPLLGFTDIDAKGLEGIEKAYDQDLRGTPREFTQEKDALGKTFLVQEGVEPPLAPTVWLTLDARLQYIAEQELLRSIDETQALAGTAIILDPETFAVLALAQVPTFDSNAPGKTREEERRNPAISNCYEPGSTLKTLLAAAALDTQRVQPDERIFCEYGSYPVGHHVIHDHHPYGTLSFLEVLQHSSNIGAAKIGERLGKATYQQYLRAFGLGEKTGIDLPHESPGILAPVEKWARINLVTASFGQGIAVSPLQLVSAYAALANGGRLMKPYLIEKIVDAEGKTVKVTAPTFVRQVVRPETAKTVIELLEKVVEKGGTGWRAQIAGLRIAGKTGTSQKINGFGGYSAHGRIASFVGIVPADRPRLVILVMIDEPKTAVYGGVVAAPVFQAIASRALTSLEIDGNRLDIEWARVVTPPTEEKPHSIRTPLAHTEKVVSQPVAFTDLVELETNFLGMSLRQALQTAQREGVQVAPVGTGYVVHQSVQRHPESDVLEYALTLSPGGEGRP, from the coding sequence ATGAATGAGCGTCTGTTAGCGGCTGGAGGGGTGGTCGGCATTGGGTTTATGCTCGTTTTTTTCAGACTCGTGCAGTTGACTGTGGTGGACAGCGCCGAATTGTCGCGCCAAGCTGCAGGGCAACATCAACGTTCTTCGGTATTATCGCCCCGTCGTGGGGAGATCGTCGATCGCCAGGGCGAATCTCTGGCCCGGAGCGCGCCGGCCGAATCGTTCGCCATCCGCAAAAAGCAACTTCCTACCGACATCGAGAAATATATTGCCCCGCTTGCCGCAGCTCTGCGTCTCTCTCCGCAAGAAGTGCAACGCAAAGTGCGCTCTTCTAAGCCGTATGAGTGGCTGAAGCGCAAAGTGCTTCCCGAGGAGGCAGCGCTCGTCCGTCAGCTCGGCATCCCTGGTGTCGAGAGCGCCGAGGAAGAGCGACGCTTCTACCCGCAAGGCACGTTGGCGGCACCGTTGTTGGGGTTCACCGATATCGACGCGAAAGGCTTGGAAGGGATTGAGAAGGCGTACGATCAAGATCTACGAGGAACGCCGAGAGAATTCACGCAAGAGAAAGATGCCCTCGGGAAAACATTTCTTGTACAGGAAGGAGTAGAACCTCCCTTGGCTCCAACCGTGTGGCTGACGCTCGATGCGCGGCTCCAGTACATTGCCGAGCAAGAGCTGTTGCGCTCCATCGACGAAACGCAAGCGCTGGCAGGAACGGCGATCATCCTTGACCCGGAAACGTTTGCCGTGTTGGCCCTGGCCCAGGTCCCGACTTTCGACTCGAATGCACCGGGAAAAACCCGCGAGGAGGAGCGGAGAAATCCGGCGATCTCCAACTGCTACGAGCCTGGCTCGACCCTGAAGACGTTGCTCGCCGCTGCGGCCTTGGACACGCAACGGGTGCAGCCTGATGAGCGGATCTTTTGCGAGTATGGCAGCTATCCCGTCGGTCATCATGTCATTCACGATCACCATCCCTATGGCACCTTGTCGTTCCTCGAAGTCCTGCAACATTCCAGCAATATCGGGGCGGCAAAAATCGGCGAGCGCCTCGGAAAAGCGACCTACCAGCAATATCTACGCGCTTTCGGTCTCGGAGAAAAAACCGGCATCGACTTACCGCACGAGAGTCCTGGCATTCTGGCACCTGTCGAAAAGTGGGCTCGGATCAATCTGGTGACGGCGAGCTTTGGGCAAGGCATCGCCGTGTCACCCCTCCAACTCGTGAGTGCATATGCGGCGCTTGCCAACGGTGGACGCCTCATGAAGCCGTATCTCATTGAGAAGATCGTCGATGCAGAGGGGAAGACAGTGAAGGTCACTGCACCGACCTTCGTCCGCCAAGTCGTGCGTCCGGAAACCGCGAAAACCGTGATCGAACTGCTTGAGAAGGTAGTGGAAAAAGGCGGGACCGGGTGGCGCGCCCAGATCGCAGGGCTGCGGATCGCCGGAAAAACCGGCACGTCGCAAAAGATCAACGGCTTTGGCGGCTACTCGGCGCATGGACGGATCGCTTCTTTTGTGGGGATCGTCCCCGCCGATCGGCCACGGCTCGTCATTCTTGTCATGATCGACGAACCGAAGACCGCCGTCTATGGAGGCGTCGTCGCAGCTCCGGTGTTTCAAGCCATCGCTAGCCGAGCACTGACTTCCTTGGAGATTGACGGCAATCGCCTCGATATCGAATGGGCAAGGGTCGTGACGCCGCCAACGGAGGAAAAGCCTCACAGCATACGCACGCCTTTAGCGCACACGGAAAAAGTAGTATCGCAGCCCGTTGCTTTCACCGACCTGGTCGAGCTGGAAACGAACTTCCTCGGCATGAGCCTGCGCCAAGCCTTGCAGACGGCTCAGCGCGAAGGCGTGCAAGTCGCGCCGGTGGGCACCGGCTATGTCGTGCATCAGAGCGTACAACGCCACCCCGAGAGCGATGTGCTCGAGTACGCCCTCACCCTTTCGCCAGGAGGAGAAGGCCGGCCGTGA